A portion of the Bubalus kerabau isolate K-KA32 ecotype Philippines breed swamp buffalo chromosome 1, PCC_UOA_SB_1v2, whole genome shotgun sequence genome contains these proteins:
- the ZNF879 gene encoding zinc finger protein 879 isoform X1, which translates to MATRLLPAQALVSVTFRDVAVFFSRDEWLCLDSAQRTLYQEVMLENYSTLFSLGILFSKPKVILRLEQGEDPWMVENGVSQSTYLGWESLFETRISEEENQEVMNQLLGDGLFDFRLGKIYINEETLENQQSKEKRALREVLVTIKKTCMKDKSFIGIELGKNLDLKLSVIRKRRSVCRGRKACSQQCSILCKQLGISTVRKCYKCNTCGKTFLHSSSLSKHQRIHTGEKLYKCKECRKAFSQSSSLTQHLRVHTGEKPYICSECGKAFSFTTSLIGHQRMHTGERPYKCNECGKTFKGSSSLNNHQRIHTGEKPYKCNECGRTFSQCSSLIQHHRIHTGEKPYECSQCGKAFTSISRLSRHHRIHTGEKPFNCNECGKVFSYHSALIIHQRIHTGEKPYACKECGKAFSQSSALIQHQRIHTGEKPYKCNECGKAFSWISRLNIHNRIHTGEKPYNCKECGKAFSSHSAVNTHRKIHTGEKPYKCNDCEKAFNQSSALIQHQRIHTGEKPYNCKVCGKAFRQSSSLMTHMRIHTGEKPYKCKECGKAFSQSSSLTNHQRTHTGEKP; encoded by the exons atggcCACAAGGTTGCTGCCAGCCCAGGCTCTG GTGTCTGTGACATTCAGGGATGTGGCTGTGTTCTTCAGCCGGGACGAGTGGCTGTGCCTAGACTCTGCGCAGAGAACCTTGTACCAGGAGGTGATGCTGGAGAACTACAGCACCCTGTTCTCTCTGG GGATTCTGTTTTCCAAACCAAAAGTTATCCTCCGGTTAGAACAAGGGGAAGACCCCTGGATGGTGGAAAATGGAGTTTCTCAAAGCACATATCTAG gaTGGGAGAGCTTGTTTGAAACCAGaatttctgaagaagaaaatcaGGAAGTAATGAATCAACTCTTAGGTGATGGTCTTTTTGACTTTAGGTTGGGAAAAATCTACATAAACGAGGAAACCTTAGAGAATCAAcaaagcaaagagaagagagCTCTGAGGGAAGTCTTAGTTACCATCAAGAAAACATGCATGAAGGACAAGAGCTTTATAGGTATTGAGCTTGGGAAAAATCTTGATCTAAAATTATCAGTTATTAGAAAACGCAGAAGcgtttgcagaggaaggaaagctTGCTCGCAGCAGTGTTCAATTCTATGTAAACAGCTGGGCATCAGCACAGTGCGTAAGTGTTACAAGTGTAATACCTGCGGGAAAACCTTCCTCCACAGTTCTTCCCTGAGTAAGCATCAGAGAATCCATACGGGAGAGAAACTCTATAAATGTAAGGAATGTAGGAAAGCCTTTAGCCAAAGCTCGTCTCTAACTCAGCACCtgagagttcatactggagagaagccttacaTATGTAGTGAATGCGGAAAAGCCTTCAGTTTCACTACATCTCTCATTGGACATCAGAGAAtgcatactggagagagaccctataaatgtaatgaatgtggaaaAACATTTAAAGGTAGTTCATCCCTTAATAATCaccagcgaattcatactggagaaaagCCCTATAAGTGTAATGAATGTGGGAGAACCTTTAGCCAGTGCTCATCTCTTATTCAGCATCatagaattcatactggagagaaaccatatgaaTGTAGTCAGTGTGGGAAAGCCTTTACTTCAATATCACGACTAAGTAGACACCacagaattcatactggagagaaaccttttAATTGTAATGAGTGTGGAAAGGTGTTTAGTTACCACTCAGCCCTTATTatacatcagagaattcacacgGGTGAGAAACCCTATGCCTGTAAAGAATGCGGGAAAGCCTTTAGCCAAAGCTCAGCTCTTATACAACATCaaagaattcacactggagaaaaaccctacaaatgtaatgaatgtgggaaaGCTTTCTCCTGGATTTCACGGCTTAATATACACAACAGAatccatactggagagaaaccatataactgtaaggaatgtggaaaagctttcagttcGCACTCAGCAGTTAATACTCATCGAAAGATTCATAccggagagaaaccttataaatgtaatgaCTGTGAAAAAGCTTTCAACCAAAGCTCAGCACTCATTCAGcaccagagaattcatactggagagaaaccatataattGTAAAGTATGTGGGAAAGCCTTTAGACAAAGTTCATCCCTTATGACGCATATGAGAATTCATACAGGAGAAAAGCcctataaatgtaaagaatgtgggaaAGCTTTCAGTCAGAGCTCGTCTCTTACAAATCATCAGAGGACtcatactggagaaaaaccataA